The Apium graveolens cultivar Ventura chromosome 6, ASM990537v1, whole genome shotgun sequence genome contains a region encoding:
- the LOC141667524 gene encoding uncharacterized protein LOC141667524: MSTRVYVYIHHHGDLDITKPSYHGGKVDAVNLDTNEFSFHDLDDFSKEFDYDSSAIVYFKTNDHNFSDGIKILYDDDSVREVINVSMPYGKIDLYIDHSFDFAFPMNDTENKIFNGDLSDSENDPEYFSETESSESDCSSLVDSDEELNECRQSQKLFKEQLASDKFRDISSHESSFESDELRSIDFSSEDEISRKGFIGDNLIMDKRRKREKLFKAGHEKEAAIKFKIGMKFLSMDEFRSTLRQYGLNDRRAVYFVKNDSQRCQIICEQGCPIYIWCTRIKDSENVQIKTLVDNHCCTKPYTNKHAIVKYLTEKYGDRIRKDPQWKIKDMIEVIKKEMEIEVTRIKCIRVRKAALEGVYDSLKEHYARVRDFASEVLKVNSKNTIKISTTRMDMNS; encoded by the coding sequence ATGTCGACAAGGGTCTATGTTTATATACATCATCATGGTGATTTGGATATTACAAAACCGAGCTACCATGGTGGGAAGGTGGATGCAGTTAATCTTGATACGAATGAGTTCTCCTTTCACGATCTGGACGATTTTAGTAAGGAATTTGATTATGATTCTTCAGCAATTGTTTATTTTAAAACGAATGATCATAATTTTAGTGATGGTATCAAGATTTTATATGATGATGATTCTGTTAGAGAGGTAATTAATGTGTCAATGCCCTACGGTAAGATCGACCTCTATATAGATCATTCTTTTGACTTTGCTTTTCCAATGAatgacactgaaaataaaatatttaatggTGATTTGAGTGATAGTGAAAATGATCCAGAATACTTTAGTGAAACTGAATCAAGTGAATCTGATTGTTCTAGTCTAGTTGATAGCGATGAAGAGCTGAATGAATGTAGGCAATCACAAAAGTTATTTAAGGAGCAATTGGCTAGCGATAAGTTTAGAGATATTAGCAGTCACGAGTCTAGTTTTGAGAGTGATGAGCTGAGATCGATTGATTTCTCATCTGAAGATGAAATTAGCAGAAAAGGGTTTATAGGGGATAATCTGATTATGGATAAaagaagaaaaagagaaaaactTTTTAAAGCAGGACATGAGAAAGAGGCAGCTATCAAGTTTAAAATAGGTATGAAATTTTTGTCTATGGATGAATTTAGATCAACTCTTAGACAATATGGTTTAAATGATAGGAGGGCAGTCTACTTCGTGAAGAACGATTCTCAGAGATGTCAAATTATTTGTGAACAAGGGTGCCCAATTTATATATGGTGCACCAGAATTAAAGATTCTGAGAATGTTCAAATTAAGACTTTGGTGGATAATCATTGTTGCACGAAGCCTTATACGAACAAGCATGCCATAGTTAAGTATTTGACTGAAAAATACGGTGATCGAATAAGAAAAGACCCCCAATGGAAGATTAAAGACATGATTGAGGTTATTAAAAAAGAAATGGAGATAGAGGTTACAAGAATTAAATGTATCAGAGTGAGGAAAGCTGCATTAGAAGGGGTTTACGACAGTCTAAAGGAACATTA